A single window of Streptomyces sudanensis DNA harbors:
- a CDS encoding carbohydrate ABC transporter permease: MLLLFTVFRFGPTLGAVFLSLTDYRIGGDWSFVGTGNYARLLKDDLFWSSLGVTALYTLFFVPLTVGLSLGTALLLHRTVWLRGFFRGVFFLPYVTSVVLAAVVWKWIYDVEDGLLNAALGALSLGPVDFLGDERLVLPAIAAASAWKGFGYSMLILLAGLQSIPREVTEAAVVDGATGWRRLRWITLPLLRPVLFFVLVIEAIGAFQVFDAMYVMTAGGPVRASYSLVYLLYDTGFKFFDFGYASALGLALFLVVLVFSLIQRRLIGRDE; this comes from the coding sequence ATGCTGCTGCTGTTCACGGTCTTCCGGTTCGGCCCGACGCTCGGCGCGGTGTTCCTGTCCCTGACCGACTACCGGATCGGCGGCGACTGGAGCTTCGTCGGCACGGGGAACTACGCGCGGCTGCTGAAGGACGACCTGTTCTGGTCCAGCCTCGGCGTCACCGCCCTGTACACCCTGTTCTTCGTGCCCCTGACGGTCGGCCTGTCGCTCGGCACGGCCCTGCTGCTGCACCGCACGGTGTGGCTGCGCGGCTTCTTCCGCGGCGTGTTCTTCCTGCCGTACGTCACCAGCGTCGTGCTCGCCGCCGTCGTCTGGAAGTGGATCTACGACGTCGAGGACGGCCTGCTCAACGCGGCGCTCGGCGCCCTGTCGCTGGGCCCCGTCGACTTCCTCGGCGACGAGCGGCTGGTCCTGCCCGCCATCGCGGCCGCCTCCGCCTGGAAGGGCTTCGGCTACTCGATGCTCATCCTCCTCGCCGGGCTCCAGTCCATCCCGCGCGAGGTCACCGAGGCCGCCGTCGTCGACGGCGCCACCGGCTGGCGGCGGCTGCGCTGGATCACGCTGCCGCTGCTGCGCCCCGTGCTGTTCTTCGTCCTGGTCATCGAGGCGATCGGGGCGTTCCAGGTGTTCGACGCGATGTACGTGATGACGGCGGGCGGACCGGTGCGCGCCAGCTACTCCCTCGTGTACCTGCTGTACGACACCGGGTTCAAGTTCTTCGACTTCGGCTACGCGAGCGCGCTGGGACTGGCCCTGTTCCTGGTGGTCCTGGTGTTCTCCCTGATCCAGCGCCGGCTGATCGGACGGGACGAGTGA